From one Deltaproteobacteria bacterium genomic stretch:
- a CDS encoding Hsp70 family protein, with the protein MPRVIGLDFGTTNSAIAVATADGAAQLASFSADRQSTAMFRSVLYFDPENLEPTGKPRAIGGPEAISQYLQAETKGRLIQSMKSHLGSPLFKQTVIFNYTFTLEELIAMILHELRSAAEKQFGDLGEHVVVGRPAHFSGTETDSEDEAALARLRVALEQAGFSQVEFELEPVAAAYQYEQQLDHDELVLIADFGGGTSDFCLIQLGPTAHARGQRSKDILGTDGVALAGDAFDSSFIRHLVAPHLGLGSQYRTPFGRVLSAPLWIYEKLERWHQLSLLKTRETMESLRQLHFQSLEPRKIEALIHVVNEGLGYQLARAVEGTKCELSERTTGGFTFRDLPVDIAARVERAQFTTWIDSELRVIAGCVDRLLTACGVTSGDVDSVFLTGGSSFVPAVRHIFAERFGESRLRGGEELTTVARGLALRALEQR; encoded by the coding sequence ATGCCCAGAGTGATCGGCCTTGATTTTGGCACCACCAATAGTGCGATTGCTGTCGCCACAGCGGACGGCGCAGCGCAGCTCGCGAGCTTTTCTGCTGACAGGCAGTCAACCGCAATGTTTCGTTCAGTTTTGTATTTTGATCCGGAGAATCTCGAACCCACGGGCAAACCGCGCGCAATTGGTGGTCCAGAGGCGATCTCCCAATACTTGCAAGCAGAGACCAAAGGGCGATTGATTCAGTCAATGAAGTCCCATTTGGGTAGCCCGCTATTCAAACAAACGGTGATTTTTAACTATACGTTTACGCTGGAAGAATTGATTGCCATGATTCTCCATGAACTGCGCAGTGCGGCAGAGAAGCAGTTTGGTGATCTAGGCGAGCATGTAGTTGTTGGTCGCCCGGCGCACTTCTCGGGGACAGAAACCGACAGCGAAGATGAGGCGGCCCTAGCGCGTTTGCGAGTCGCTCTGGAACAAGCAGGGTTCTCTCAGGTTGAGTTCGAACTTGAGCCGGTTGCGGCGGCATATCAATACGAACAGCAGCTCGATCATGATGAGCTGGTGCTGATTGCCGACTTCGGTGGTGGCACGAGTGATTTCTGTTTGATTCAATTAGGTCCGACCGCACATGCCCGAGGGCAGCGGTCCAAAGATATTCTCGGTACTGATGGTGTTGCTCTTGCTGGCGATGCGTTTGATAGCAGTTTTATTCGCCATTTAGTGGCCCCTCATTTAGGGCTCGGATCGCAGTATCGTACTCCCTTCGGTCGTGTGTTGTCCGCGCCACTGTGGATCTACGAAAAACTCGAACGATGGCATCAGCTTTCGCTCCTCAAAACCCGCGAAACAATGGAGTCCCTCCGTCAACTGCACTTCCAGTCTCTTGAACCCCGAAAGATCGAGGCACTGATTCACGTTGTGAACGAAGGTCTCGGCTACCAACTCGCACGAGCGGTTGAAGGAACGAAGTGTGAGTTGTCAGAGCGAACGACTGGAGGTTTCACGTTTCGCGATTTGCCGGTCGATATTGCCGCACGAGTAGAACGCGCCCAGTTTACGACCTGGATCGATTCCGAGTTGCGCGTGATTGCTGGATGTGTTGATCGGCTTCTGACTGCTTGTGGGGTGACATCAGGTGATGTTGATAGTGTATTCCTCACAGGAGGCTCATCTTTCGTGCCAGCGGTGCGTCATATTTTTGCTGAACGATTTGGCGAGAGCCGCCTCCGAGGTGGAGAGGAGCTGACGACTGTCGCGCGGGGGTTGGCGTTACGGGCGTTAGAGCAGAGATAG